A stretch of the Ascaphus truei isolate aAscTru1 chromosome 4, aAscTru1.hap1, whole genome shotgun sequence genome encodes the following:
- the SNX5 gene encoding sorting nexin-5 isoform X1: MASLPAEEDRKSKLRSVSVDLNNDPSLQIDIPDALSERDKVKFTVHTKTTLAVFQSPDFSVMRQHEDFVWLHDALIENEEYAGYIIPPAPAKPDFDGPRDKMQKLGDGEGSMTKDEFSKMKQELEAEYLAVFKKTVSVHEVFLQRLSSHPILSKDHNFHVFLEYDQDLSVRRKNTKEVFGGFLRSMLKSADEVLFSGVKEVDEFFEQEKIFLANYYNSIKDSSAKADKMTRSHKNVADDYIPISASLTGIADEENPMFRKYLLKVAELFEKLRKVEARVASDEDLKLSELLRYYVLNIEAAKNLLLRRTKCLVDYENSNKALDKARLKSKDVKEAELHQQECCQKFEKLSECAKQELVCFKQRRVIAFRKNIIEMTELEIKHAKNNISLVQSCIDVFKNSFSI; the protein is encoded by the exons CTCCGATCTGTGTCTGTGGATTTGAACAATGATCCTTCTCTGCAGATAGATATTCCAGATGCCCTCAGCGAAAGAGACAAAGTAAAGTTTACTGTCCATACAAAG ACCACCCTGGCAGTGTTTCAGAGCCCAGATTTCTCTGTGATGCGGCAACATGAGGATTTTGTCTGGTTACACGACGCTCTCATTGAAAATGAAGAGTATGCCGGGTATATA ATACCACCGGCACCAGCAAAACCCGATTTTGATGGTCCACGCGACAAAATGCAGAAGCTTGGGGACGGAGAAGGCTCCATGACAAAAGATGAATTTTCCAAAATGAAACAGGAGTTAGAAGC CGAGTATTTGGCTGTGTTTAAGAAGACTGTATCAGTACATGAAGTTTTTCTCCAGAGACTTTCATCTCATCCCATCTTGAGCAAAGACCACAACTTCCATGTATTCCTGGAGTACGACCAAGAC TTAAGTGTGAGGAGGAAGAACACGAAAGAGGTGTTTGGTGGTTTTTTGAGGAGCATGTTAAAAAGTGCTGATGAGGTTCTGTTTTCTGGAGTAAAG GAAGTTGATGAGTTCTTTGAACAAGAGAAAATATTCCTGGCAAACTACTACAACAGTATCAAGGACTCAAGTGCCAAGGCCGACAAAATGACAAGATCTCAcaaaa ATGTTGCTGATGATTACATTCCTATTTCAGCCTCGTTGACCGGCATAGCTGATGAGGAAAACCCAATGTTTAGAAA atactTACTGAAAGTAGCGGAGTTATTTGAAAAACTCAGG AAAGTAGAAGCCAGGGTTGCATCAGATGAAGACTTGAAACTTTCTGAACTGTTAAGATACTACGTGCTTAATATTGAAGCAGCCAAG AATCTGTTGCTTAGACGTACAAAGTGTCTTGTTGATTATGAGAATTCAAACAAAGCTCTTGATAAAGCACGGTTGAAAAGTAAAGATGTGAAAGAAGCAGAGTTGCATCAGCAGGAGTGCTGCCAAAAATTTGAAAAGCTTTCTGAGTGTGCAAAACAAG AGCTGGTTTGTTTCAAACAGAGGCGCGTGATTGCTTTTCGCAAAAACATCATTGAAATGACTGAACTAGAAATCAAGCATGCAAAG AATAACATCTCGCTTGTACAGAGCTGCATTGACGTGTTTAAGAACAGTTTTTCTATCTGA
- the SNX5 gene encoding sorting nexin-5 isoform X2, whose product MRQHEDFVWLHDALIENEEYAGYIIPPAPAKPDFDGPRDKMQKLGDGEGSMTKDEFSKMKQELEAEYLAVFKKTVSVHEVFLQRLSSHPILSKDHNFHVFLEYDQDLSVRRKNTKEVFGGFLRSMLKSADEVLFSGVKEVDEFFEQEKIFLANYYNSIKDSSAKADKMTRSHKNVADDYIPISASLTGIADEENPMFRKYLLKVAELFEKLRKVEARVASDEDLKLSELLRYYVLNIEAAKNLLLRRTKCLVDYENSNKALDKARLKSKDVKEAELHQQECCQKFEKLSECAKQELVCFKQRRVIAFRKNIIEMTELEIKHAKNNISLVQSCIDVFKNSFSI is encoded by the exons ATGCGGCAACATGAGGATTTTGTCTGGTTACACGACGCTCTCATTGAAAATGAAGAGTATGCCGGGTATATA ATACCACCGGCACCAGCAAAACCCGATTTTGATGGTCCACGCGACAAAATGCAGAAGCTTGGGGACGGAGAAGGCTCCATGACAAAAGATGAATTTTCCAAAATGAAACAGGAGTTAGAAGC CGAGTATTTGGCTGTGTTTAAGAAGACTGTATCAGTACATGAAGTTTTTCTCCAGAGACTTTCATCTCATCCCATCTTGAGCAAAGACCACAACTTCCATGTATTCCTGGAGTACGACCAAGAC TTAAGTGTGAGGAGGAAGAACACGAAAGAGGTGTTTGGTGGTTTTTTGAGGAGCATGTTAAAAAGTGCTGATGAGGTTCTGTTTTCTGGAGTAAAG GAAGTTGATGAGTTCTTTGAACAAGAGAAAATATTCCTGGCAAACTACTACAACAGTATCAAGGACTCAAGTGCCAAGGCCGACAAAATGACAAGATCTCAcaaaa ATGTTGCTGATGATTACATTCCTATTTCAGCCTCGTTGACCGGCATAGCTGATGAGGAAAACCCAATGTTTAGAAA atactTACTGAAAGTAGCGGAGTTATTTGAAAAACTCAGG AAAGTAGAAGCCAGGGTTGCATCAGATGAAGACTTGAAACTTTCTGAACTGTTAAGATACTACGTGCTTAATATTGAAGCAGCCAAG AATCTGTTGCTTAGACGTACAAAGTGTCTTGTTGATTATGAGAATTCAAACAAAGCTCTTGATAAAGCACGGTTGAAAAGTAAAGATGTGAAAGAAGCAGAGTTGCATCAGCAGGAGTGCTGCCAAAAATTTGAAAAGCTTTCTGAGTGTGCAAAACAAG AGCTGGTTTGTTTCAAACAGAGGCGCGTGATTGCTTTTCGCAAAAACATCATTGAAATGACTGAACTAGAAATCAAGCATGCAAAG AATAACATCTCGCTTGTACAGAGCTGCATTGACGTGTTTAAGAACAGTTTTTCTATCTGA